A genomic window from Oryctolagus cuniculus chromosome 12, mOryCun1.1, whole genome shotgun sequence includes:
- the CEBPE gene encoding CCAAT/enhancer-binding protein epsilon, whose protein sequence is MSHGTYYECEPRGGQQPLEFPGGRAGPGELGDMCEHEASIDLSAYIEPGEEQLLSDLFAMKPAPEARGLKGPGSPAFPHYLPPDPRPFAYPPHTFGPDRKALGPGIYSSPGSYDPRAVAVKEEPRGPEGSRGGSRGGYNPLQYQVAHCGQTAVHLPPTLAAPGQPLRVLKAPLATTVPPCSPLLKAPSPAGPSHKGKKAVNKDSLEYRLRRERNNIAVRKSRDKAKRRILETQQKVLEYMAENERLRSRVEQLTQELDTLRNLFRQIPEAANLIKGVGGCS, encoded by the exons ATGTCCCACGGGACCTACTACGAGTGCGAGCCCCGGGGCGGCCAGCAGCCACTTGAGTTCCCGGGGGGCCGAGCAGGGCCCGGGGAGCTGGGGGACATGTGTGAGCATGAGGCCTCCATCGACCTCTCTGCCTACATTGAGCCCGGGGAGGAGCAGCTGCTCTCCGATCTCTTTGCCATGAAGCCGGCACCTGAGGCCCGGGGCCTTAAGGGACCGGGAAGCCCTGCCTTCCCCCACTACCTGCCGCCCGACCCAAGGCCCTTCGCCTACCCCCCACATACCTTCGGCCCAGACAGGAAGGCGCTGGGACCTGGCATCTACAGCAGCCCAGGGAGCTACGACCCCAGGGCTGTGGCTGTGAAGGAGGAGCCCCGGGGGCCAGAGGGCAGCCGAGGTGGCAGCCGGGGCGGCTACAATCCCCTGCAGTACCAGGTGGCACACTGCGGGCAGACGGCCGTGCACCTGCCCCCGACCCTGGCAGCACCAGGCCAGCCCCTGCGCGTCCTCAAG GCCCCCTTGGCCACCACCGTGCCCCCCTGCAGTCCCCTCCTCAAGGCGCCCTCCCCGGCTGGCCCCTCGCACAAGGGCAAGAAGGCAGTGAACAAGGACAGCTTGGAGTACCGGCTGCGGCGGGAGCGCAACAACATCGCCGTGCGCAAGAGCAGGGACAAGGCCAAGCGGCGCATCCTGGAGACACAGCAGAAAGTACTGGAGTACATGGCGGAGAATGAGCGGCTGCGCAGCCGCGTGGAGCAGCTCACGCAGGAGCTGGACACCCTGCGCAACCTCTTCCGCCAAATCCCCGAGGCCGCCAACCTCATCAAGGGCGTCGGAGGCTGCAGCTGA
- the CIROP gene encoding ciliated left-right organizer metallopeptidase isoform X1: MPPLPLLLLLLGTATSRCLHDETQTSVSLLRLPSSQPSSNFRPSSLSLPGSRDPQPLRIQTYYLGAPTSDGAWDPEGDGARWRLRALDAVQEASQRIQGVLAVAPVQGPLLLSRNPEHYCLAVWGDPGTPNYHRCSLLNPGYKGETCLGAKIPDAHLRGYALWPEQGPPHVVQPDGPGVQNTDFLLYVRVAHTSKCHQEPSIIAYAAYCQLDPEDRPVAGTIVYCAHHLTSPSLSHSDIVMATLHELLHALGFSGKLFKKWRDCPLGLNGNWEDRGRGLSKVNLRDSTCQTSLLPMPPGFLILSSCCLLPCVHSVTENCSTRQQVTRRDEWGQLLLITPAVSHSLAKHLGVPGISPGVPLEEEGPLSSHWEARLLQGSIMAATFDGAQRTRLDPITLAAFKDSGWYQVNHSAAEELLWGQGAGLEFGLVTTCGTGSSDFFCTGSGLGCHYLHLDKGRCSSDPMLEGCQMYKPLANSSECWKEENGFPTGVENPHGEIYHSESRCFLANLTSQLPPEGKRRQPSQISYPREVALAGRCYLHQCTERGAYNVQVQGSPWVPCLPGKAIQIPGYHGLLFCPRGRLCRTNRSTNAVTSPPVRLSTQDLLFQLSFGLAGPPGHSLGKEEREQLAETVLQALVSRGGTGRCHFHSPSITTSLVFTVRMWKPPGCQGPSADVLHRDLTLSLQKKPLEVYHGGTSFTTQCSKLPVTSDHYFSMTHLYLFTGLCSTLLILGGVLGTMAYQKRASLQVGPSTPSRPQELCGTRSPAEEIREVVPEA, encoded by the exons AtgccgccgctgccgctgctgctgctgctgctcgggACTGCCACGAGCAGGTGCCTCCACGATGAGACCCAGACATCTGTGAGCCTGCTCAGGCTCCCTTCCTCCCAGCCTTCTTCAAACTTccgcccttcctccctctctctccctggctcccgTGATCCTCAACCTCTCCGAATCCAAACCTACTATTTAGGAGCTCCTACATCAGATGGAGCTTGGGATCCTGAAGGGGATGGGGCCAGGTGGAGATTGCGAGCCCTGGACGCAGTGCAAGAGGCCAGTCAACGCATCCAGGGTGTGCTTGCAG TCGCTCCAGTGCAAGGACCTCTGCTTCTGAGTCGAAACCCAGAACACTACTGCCTTGCTGTCTGGGGAGACCCAGGTACCCCAAACTACCACAG GTGCAGCCTCTTGAACCCAGGGTACAAAGGAGAGACTTGCCTGGGGGCAAAG aTTCCTGACGCTCACCTCCGTGGTTATGCCTTGTGGCCGGAGCAGGGTCCCCCACATGTGGTGCAGCCAGATGGGCCTGGGGTCCAAAACACTGATTTTCTCTTGTATGTGCGGGTTGCCCACACTTCCAAGTGCCACCAAGAG CCCTCTATCATAGCCTACGCTGCCTACTGCCAGCTGGACCCAGAAGACAGGCCCGTTGCTGGTACCATTGTCTACTGTGCTCACCACCTCACCAGCCCAAGCCTCAGCCACAGTGACATCGTCATG GCTACACTACATGAACTGCTCCACGCCTTGGGCTTCTCTGGAAAGCTCTTCAAGAAATGGCGAGACTGTCCCTTGGGACTCAATGGTAACTGGGAGGACCGAGGGAGGGGCCTTTCCAAAGTCAACCTGAGGGACTCCACATGCCAGACCTCCTTGCTCCCAATGCCGCCTGGCTTCCTAATTCTCTCCTCGTGTTGCCTTCTTCCCTGTGTGCATTCAGTTACAGAGAACTGTTCCACAAGGCAACAAGTGACAAGGCGGGATGAGTGGGGACAGTTGCTTCTCATCACCCCAGCTGTGAGCCACAGTCTGGCCAAACACTTGGGAGTGCCAGGGATTTCTCCAGGTGTTCCCTTGGAAGAAGAG ggCCCTTTGTCCTCACACTGGGAGGCCAGACTACTCCAGGGCTCTATAATGGCTGCCACCTTTGATGGTGCCCAGCGCACTCGACTTGACCCCATCACTCTCGCTGCCTTCAAAGACTCAGGCTGGTACCAGGTCAACCACAGTGCTGCAGAGGAGCTATTGTGGGGCCAAG gagctggcctggaatttGGCCTAGTGACCACCTGTGGGACTGGCTCCTCAGACTTCTTCTGCACTGGCAG TGGGCTGGGCTGCCACTACCTGCACCTGGACAAGGGACGTTGCTCCTCGGACCCCATGCTGGAAGGCTGCCAGATGTACAAGCCCTTAGCCAACAGC AGTGAATGCTGGAAGGAGGAAAATGGATTCCCAACTGGGGTGGAGAATCCCCATGGGGAGATCTACCATTCTGAGAGCCGCTGCTTCCTTGCCAACCTCACTTCACAACTGCCCCCTGAGGGCAAGCGCAGGCAGCCCTCCCAGATCTCCTACCCCAGGGAAGTGGCGCTTGCTGGCCGCTGCTACTTACATCAGTGCACAGAGAGGGGAGCGTACAATGTGCAGGTTCAGGGATCACCTTGGGTCCCCTGCCTTCCAGGAAAGGCTATTCAG ATACCTGGGTACCATGGTCTTCTCTTCTGTCCCCGGGGTCGGCTGTGTCGCACTAACAGAAGTACCAATGCTGTTACTTCCCCACCTGTGAGACTTTCCACCCAAGACCTGCTATTCCAACTGTCTTTTGGATTAGCAGGGCCCCCAGGCCACTCCCTGGGGAAGGAAGAGCGAGAACAGCTGGCTGAGACAGTACTGCAGGCTCTGGTGAGCAGAGGTGGCACTGGCAG GTGCCATTTCCACAGCCCATCAATTACCACCAGCCTGGTGTTCACAGTGCGCATGTGGAAGCCCCCTGGCTGCCAAGGGCCTTCGGCTGATGTGCTGCACAGAGACCTGACCCTGTCTCTCCAAAAGAAGCCTCTAGAAGTCTATCATGGAGGAACTAGCTTTACCACACAGTGCAGCAA GTTGCCGGTTACCTCAGATCATTACTTCTCCATGACCCATCTGTATCTGTTCACGGGACTCTGCTCAACACTGCTAATTCTAGGGGGGGTACTAGGAACTATGGCTTACCAGAAACGAGCTTCTCTTCAGGTGGGACCATCTACCCCTAGCCGCCCACAAGAGCTCTGCGGTACAAGGAGCCCAGCTGAAGAAATAAGGGAAGTGGTTCCTGAAGCATGA
- the CIROP gene encoding ciliated left-right organizer metallopeptidase isoform X2, whose protein sequence is MPPLPLLLLLLGTATSRCLHDETQTSVSLLRLPSSQPSSNFRPSSLSLPGSRDPQPLRIQTYYLGAPTSDGAWDPEGDGARWRLRALDAVQEASQRIQGVLAVAPVQGPLLLSRNPEHYCLAVWGDPGTPNYHRCSLLNPGYKGETCLGAKIPDAHLRGYALWPEQGPPHVVQPDGPGVQNTDFLLYVRVAHTSKCHQEPSIIAYAAYCQLDPEDRPVAGTIVYCAHHLTSPSLSHSDIVMATLHELLHALGFSGKLFKKWRDCPLGLNVTENCSTRQQVTRRDEWGQLLLITPAVSHSLAKHLGVPGISPGVPLEEEGPLSSHWEARLLQGSIMAATFDGAQRTRLDPITLAAFKDSGWYQVNHSAAEELLWGQGAGLEFGLVTTCGTGSSDFFCTGSGLGCHYLHLDKGRCSSDPMLEGCQMYKPLANSSECWKEENGFPTGVENPHGEIYHSESRCFLANLTSQLPPEGKRRQPSQISYPREVALAGRCYLHQCTERGAYNVQVQGSPWVPCLPGKAIQIPGYHGLLFCPRGRLCRTNRSTNAVTSPPVRLSTQDLLFQLSFGLAGPPGHSLGKEEREQLAETVLQALVSRGGTGRCHFHSPSITTSLVFTVRMWKPPGCQGPSADVLHRDLTLSLQKKPLEVYHGGTSFTTQCSKLPVTSDHYFSMTHLYLFTGLCSTLLILGGVLGTMAYQKRASLQVGPSTPSRPQELCGTRSPAEEIREVVPEA, encoded by the exons AtgccgccgctgccgctgctgctgctgctgctcgggACTGCCACGAGCAGGTGCCTCCACGATGAGACCCAGACATCTGTGAGCCTGCTCAGGCTCCCTTCCTCCCAGCCTTCTTCAAACTTccgcccttcctccctctctctccctggctcccgTGATCCTCAACCTCTCCGAATCCAAACCTACTATTTAGGAGCTCCTACATCAGATGGAGCTTGGGATCCTGAAGGGGATGGGGCCAGGTGGAGATTGCGAGCCCTGGACGCAGTGCAAGAGGCCAGTCAACGCATCCAGGGTGTGCTTGCAG TCGCTCCAGTGCAAGGACCTCTGCTTCTGAGTCGAAACCCAGAACACTACTGCCTTGCTGTCTGGGGAGACCCAGGTACCCCAAACTACCACAG GTGCAGCCTCTTGAACCCAGGGTACAAAGGAGAGACTTGCCTGGGGGCAAAG aTTCCTGACGCTCACCTCCGTGGTTATGCCTTGTGGCCGGAGCAGGGTCCCCCACATGTGGTGCAGCCAGATGGGCCTGGGGTCCAAAACACTGATTTTCTCTTGTATGTGCGGGTTGCCCACACTTCCAAGTGCCACCAAGAG CCCTCTATCATAGCCTACGCTGCCTACTGCCAGCTGGACCCAGAAGACAGGCCCGTTGCTGGTACCATTGTCTACTGTGCTCACCACCTCACCAGCCCAAGCCTCAGCCACAGTGACATCGTCATG GCTACACTACATGAACTGCTCCACGCCTTGGGCTTCTCTGGAAAGCTCTTCAAGAAATGGCGAGACTGTCCCTTGGGACTCAATG TTACAGAGAACTGTTCCACAAGGCAACAAGTGACAAGGCGGGATGAGTGGGGACAGTTGCTTCTCATCACCCCAGCTGTGAGCCACAGTCTGGCCAAACACTTGGGAGTGCCAGGGATTTCTCCAGGTGTTCCCTTGGAAGAAGAG ggCCCTTTGTCCTCACACTGGGAGGCCAGACTACTCCAGGGCTCTATAATGGCTGCCACCTTTGATGGTGCCCAGCGCACTCGACTTGACCCCATCACTCTCGCTGCCTTCAAAGACTCAGGCTGGTACCAGGTCAACCACAGTGCTGCAGAGGAGCTATTGTGGGGCCAAG gagctggcctggaatttGGCCTAGTGACCACCTGTGGGACTGGCTCCTCAGACTTCTTCTGCACTGGCAG TGGGCTGGGCTGCCACTACCTGCACCTGGACAAGGGACGTTGCTCCTCGGACCCCATGCTGGAAGGCTGCCAGATGTACAAGCCCTTAGCCAACAGC AGTGAATGCTGGAAGGAGGAAAATGGATTCCCAACTGGGGTGGAGAATCCCCATGGGGAGATCTACCATTCTGAGAGCCGCTGCTTCCTTGCCAACCTCACTTCACAACTGCCCCCTGAGGGCAAGCGCAGGCAGCCCTCCCAGATCTCCTACCCCAGGGAAGTGGCGCTTGCTGGCCGCTGCTACTTACATCAGTGCACAGAGAGGGGAGCGTACAATGTGCAGGTTCAGGGATCACCTTGGGTCCCCTGCCTTCCAGGAAAGGCTATTCAG ATACCTGGGTACCATGGTCTTCTCTTCTGTCCCCGGGGTCGGCTGTGTCGCACTAACAGAAGTACCAATGCTGTTACTTCCCCACCTGTGAGACTTTCCACCCAAGACCTGCTATTCCAACTGTCTTTTGGATTAGCAGGGCCCCCAGGCCACTCCCTGGGGAAGGAAGAGCGAGAACAGCTGGCTGAGACAGTACTGCAGGCTCTGGTGAGCAGAGGTGGCACTGGCAG GTGCCATTTCCACAGCCCATCAATTACCACCAGCCTGGTGTTCACAGTGCGCATGTGGAAGCCCCCTGGCTGCCAAGGGCCTTCGGCTGATGTGCTGCACAGAGACCTGACCCTGTCTCTCCAAAAGAAGCCTCTAGAAGTCTATCATGGAGGAACTAGCTTTACCACACAGTGCAGCAA GTTGCCGGTTACCTCAGATCATTACTTCTCCATGACCCATCTGTATCTGTTCACGGGACTCTGCTCAACACTGCTAATTCTAGGGGGGGTACTAGGAACTATGGCTTACCAGAAACGAGCTTCTCTTCAGGTGGGACCATCTACCCCTAGCCGCCCACAAGAGCTCTGCGGTACAAGGAGCCCAGCTGAAGAAATAAGGGAAGTGGTTCCTGAAGCATGA
- the CIROP gene encoding ciliated left-right organizer metallopeptidase isoform X3, which produces MPPLPLLLLLLGTATSRCLHDETQTSVSLLRLPSSQPSSNFRPSSLSLPGSRDPQPLRIQTYYLGAPTSDGAWDPEGDGARWRLRALDAVQEASQRIQGVLAVAPVQGPLLLSRNPEHYCLAVWGDPGTPNYHRCSLLNPGYKGETCLGAKIPDAHLRGYALWPEQGPPHVVQPDGPGVQNTDFLLYVRVAHTSKCHQEPSIIAYAAYCQLDPEDRPVAGTIVYCAHHLTSPSLSHSDIVMATLHELLHALGFSGKLFKKWRDCPLGLNGNWEDRGRGLSKVNLRDSTCQTSLLPMPPGFLILSSCCLLPCVHSVTENCSTRQQVTRRDEWGQLLLITPAVSHSLAKHLGVPGISPGVPLEEEGPLSSHWEARLLQGSIMAATFDGAQRTRLDPITLAAFKDSGWYQVNHSAAEELLWGQGAGLEFGLVTTCGTGSSDFFCTGSGLGCHYLHLDKGRCSSDPMLEGCQMYKPLANSIPGYHGLLFCPRGRLCRTNRSTNAVTSPPVRLSTQDLLFQLSFGLAGPPGHSLGKEEREQLAETVLQALVSRGGTGRCHFHSPSITTSLVFTVRMWKPPGCQGPSADVLHRDLTLSLQKKPLEVYHGGTSFTTQCSKLPVTSDHYFSMTHLYLFTGLCSTLLILGGVLGTMAYQKRASLQVGPSTPSRPQELCGTRSPAEEIREVVPEA; this is translated from the exons AtgccgccgctgccgctgctgctgctgctgctcgggACTGCCACGAGCAGGTGCCTCCACGATGAGACCCAGACATCTGTGAGCCTGCTCAGGCTCCCTTCCTCCCAGCCTTCTTCAAACTTccgcccttcctccctctctctccctggctcccgTGATCCTCAACCTCTCCGAATCCAAACCTACTATTTAGGAGCTCCTACATCAGATGGAGCTTGGGATCCTGAAGGGGATGGGGCCAGGTGGAGATTGCGAGCCCTGGACGCAGTGCAAGAGGCCAGTCAACGCATCCAGGGTGTGCTTGCAG TCGCTCCAGTGCAAGGACCTCTGCTTCTGAGTCGAAACCCAGAACACTACTGCCTTGCTGTCTGGGGAGACCCAGGTACCCCAAACTACCACAG GTGCAGCCTCTTGAACCCAGGGTACAAAGGAGAGACTTGCCTGGGGGCAAAG aTTCCTGACGCTCACCTCCGTGGTTATGCCTTGTGGCCGGAGCAGGGTCCCCCACATGTGGTGCAGCCAGATGGGCCTGGGGTCCAAAACACTGATTTTCTCTTGTATGTGCGGGTTGCCCACACTTCCAAGTGCCACCAAGAG CCCTCTATCATAGCCTACGCTGCCTACTGCCAGCTGGACCCAGAAGACAGGCCCGTTGCTGGTACCATTGTCTACTGTGCTCACCACCTCACCAGCCCAAGCCTCAGCCACAGTGACATCGTCATG GCTACACTACATGAACTGCTCCACGCCTTGGGCTTCTCTGGAAAGCTCTTCAAGAAATGGCGAGACTGTCCCTTGGGACTCAATGGTAACTGGGAGGACCGAGGGAGGGGCCTTTCCAAAGTCAACCTGAGGGACTCCACATGCCAGACCTCCTTGCTCCCAATGCCGCCTGGCTTCCTAATTCTCTCCTCGTGTTGCCTTCTTCCCTGTGTGCATTCAGTTACAGAGAACTGTTCCACAAGGCAACAAGTGACAAGGCGGGATGAGTGGGGACAGTTGCTTCTCATCACCCCAGCTGTGAGCCACAGTCTGGCCAAACACTTGGGAGTGCCAGGGATTTCTCCAGGTGTTCCCTTGGAAGAAGAG ggCCCTTTGTCCTCACACTGGGAGGCCAGACTACTCCAGGGCTCTATAATGGCTGCCACCTTTGATGGTGCCCAGCGCACTCGACTTGACCCCATCACTCTCGCTGCCTTCAAAGACTCAGGCTGGTACCAGGTCAACCACAGTGCTGCAGAGGAGCTATTGTGGGGCCAAG gagctggcctggaatttGGCCTAGTGACCACCTGTGGGACTGGCTCCTCAGACTTCTTCTGCACTGGCAG TGGGCTGGGCTGCCACTACCTGCACCTGGACAAGGGACGTTGCTCCTCGGACCCCATGCTGGAAGGCTGCCAGATGTACAAGCCCTTAGCCAACAGC ATACCTGGGTACCATGGTCTTCTCTTCTGTCCCCGGGGTCGGCTGTGTCGCACTAACAGAAGTACCAATGCTGTTACTTCCCCACCTGTGAGACTTTCCACCCAAGACCTGCTATTCCAACTGTCTTTTGGATTAGCAGGGCCCCCAGGCCACTCCCTGGGGAAGGAAGAGCGAGAACAGCTGGCTGAGACAGTACTGCAGGCTCTGGTGAGCAGAGGTGGCACTGGCAG GTGCCATTTCCACAGCCCATCAATTACCACCAGCCTGGTGTTCACAGTGCGCATGTGGAAGCCCCCTGGCTGCCAAGGGCCTTCGGCTGATGTGCTGCACAGAGACCTGACCCTGTCTCTCCAAAAGAAGCCTCTAGAAGTCTATCATGGAGGAACTAGCTTTACCACACAGTGCAGCAA GTTGCCGGTTACCTCAGATCATTACTTCTCCATGACCCATCTGTATCTGTTCACGGGACTCTGCTCAACACTGCTAATTCTAGGGGGGGTACTAGGAACTATGGCTTACCAGAAACGAGCTTCTCTTCAGGTGGGACCATCTACCCCTAGCCGCCCACAAGAGCTCTGCGGTACAAGGAGCCCAGCTGAAGAAATAAGGGAAGTGGTTCCTGAAGCATGA
- the C12H14orf119 gene encoding uncharacterized protein C14orf119 homolog, which produces MPLESPSSSMPLSFPSPLPSVPDDITGSSPPPMSYITSQEMKCILHWFASWSGPQRERFLQDLVAKAVPGKLQPLLDGLEQLSVSGANRPPCIFECQLRLWDQWFRGWAEQERNEFVRQLEISEPDFVAKFYQAVAATAGKD; this is translated from the coding sequence ATGCCACTGGAATCACCCTCCTCTTCGATGCCACTATCCTTCCCGTCTCCCTTGCCCTCAGTACCAGATGACATTACaggctcttcccctcccccaatgtCTTACATCACTTCCCAGGAGATGAAGTGTATTCTTCACTGGTTTGCCAGTTGGTCAGGTCCCCAGCGTGAGCGTTTCCTGCAGGACCTTGTAGCTAAGGCAGTACCAGGAAAATTACAGCCATTGCTCGATGGTCTGGAGCAGCTTAGTGTTTCTGGTGCAAACCGACCGCCTTGTATCTTTGAGTGCCAGCTGCGTCTTTGGGATCAGTGGTTCCGAGGCTGGGCTGAGCAGGAACGCAACGAATTTGTCAGGCAGCTGGAGATCAGCGAGCCAGACTTTGTGGCAAAGTTCTACCAAGCAGTGGCTGCTACCGCTGGGAAGGACTGA